In Fibrobacter sp. UWR3, one DNA window encodes the following:
- a CDS encoding DNA-processing protein DprA → MNSTDIYRIEAGDFPLLLGSSTHKPEFIYARGTLPPPTSPESDASKTPVGIAMVGTRRPGNNARELCKRLVFSLKGTHAIVISGLAQGIDSLCHEAALEAGIPTIAVLAQGLNTRIEGSRGDLAKRILDAGGALVSQFEPDVVAYKSNFPARNRIIAGLSRATVIVQSKKKGGALLTAEFARKDSRELFAVPGDFDSEVASGANDLLDRGIAKPIFRPESLCTALGLPKSGGISFEELSLAGCNLSDDTKKFFLKVNGFRKTFSELQSESSLDVNQLLTILTELEMAGLAYTEDNFSFHFNGAT, encoded by the coding sequence ATGAACAGCACTGATATTTACCGCATCGAGGCAGGGGATTTTCCGCTCCTGCTCGGCAGTTCCACACACAAACCCGAATTCATCTACGCAAGGGGAACGCTCCCTCCCCCGACATCGCCGGAAAGTGACGCCAGTAAGACTCCCGTGGGGATTGCGATGGTCGGCACCCGCAGGCCAGGCAACAACGCTCGCGAACTCTGCAAGCGGCTCGTATTCTCGCTCAAGGGGACTCATGCCATCGTCATCTCGGGACTCGCGCAGGGCATCGACAGCCTGTGCCACGAGGCGGCACTCGAGGCAGGCATCCCGACAATCGCAGTCCTCGCGCAGGGACTGAACACGAGAATCGAGGGAAGCCGCGGGGACCTCGCCAAGCGCATCTTGGATGCAGGCGGAGCACTCGTAAGCCAGTTCGAACCCGACGTAGTCGCATACAAGAGCAATTTCCCTGCAAGGAACAGGATTATTGCGGGCCTCAGCAGGGCAACAGTCATCGTCCAGAGCAAGAAAAAAGGAGGGGCTCTGCTTACTGCGGAATTCGCGCGCAAGGATTCGCGGGAACTGTTCGCCGTTCCCGGAGATTTCGACAGCGAAGTGGCGAGCGGCGCGAACGACTTGCTCGACAGGGGCATCGCCAAGCCGATATTCCGGCCAGAAAGTTTATGTACCGCACTCGGGCTCCCCAAGAGCGGGGGCATCAGTTTCGAGGAACTCTCGCTTGCAGGCTGCAACCTGAGCGACGACACCAAAAAGTTCTTTTTGAAAGTTAACGGATTCCGCAAAACATTTTCTGAACTTCAATCGGAATCTAGCCTTGACGTGAATCAACTTTTAACTATATTGACGGAACTAGAAATGGCTGGGCTTGCCTACACCGAAGACAACTTCAGTTTCCATTTCAACGGAGCCACCTGA